The genomic DNA CCCTAAATCGATATACCGTGGCAAATCATCACTCTTCGGAACGTCCTCCTTATGAAAGACGAACGACAAACCCGTATAACTTAATAAACCTTTGCCACTCACTCCCGAAGCAAAATCGACAGCAGTCAAATCGACGGGCACCGTCCCAATCGCACTTATGCAGTCAACTGCCAACGTTAGCCCATATTCTGAACAGAGCTGTGTCACTATCTCAAGATCATTTAGCACGCCCGTCGACGTCTCGCATTGCACAATCCATAGCCAGCAATAATCATTAGTCGTTAATAAATGACGGATGTCCTGCTCAGAAAAAGTTTCGCCCCATGCGATTTCCAGCGTGTCATAGGACAAACCTAAACGCCTAGCATGATCCATCAACCGCACACCGAATTCGCCATTCACAAGGATTAGCCCTTTGCCGCCACGCCTATGCAATTGCCCGGCTACTACATCATTCGCGAGCGTTCCTGTCCCTTGCAACAATTGGACGTGTCGCGCACCCGTTAATGACAACAAGCTCGATTTTACACGCGCCAATACACCATCAAATTCAGACGAACGATGGGATAAAGGCTCTGCCAACATCGCTTTTTTCACATCTTCAGCAATCGTTGCAGGGCCCGGTAAAAAATTCACATGCCGCCTAGAAATTCTGCCAGCCGGTCCAGCATCGAATGTAGTCTTCGTCAAATACATCGGCTGAAATGCTGCTTCGGCAGTCCCTGTCAAACGAGCAAATGGCAAAAAACCAAGCTGACCGTACAATTTCTGCTCACGTACCGTCCCAGATATTAACGCTGCATCATAACCTACTTTCAAACAATAACGGACCAACGCTTGCGCCAAACCGAGAAAAGCACGCCCATTGCGATAAGCACGTTCAATCGCCAGTAGCCTAATTTCTACAGGATTGGTAATCTCAACAGGCAAATGATGCTCCACGAGGCCTATTTTGGCATCTAGTGAAAAAGGACGTTTACTTCGAACCGCAATCATACCAATAAGACGCTCGTCCTTTAGACAAATAATATATGTATTTTCATCATGAAATTTATCGATTAATTGATGAGAAGCATTTCGTTCGTGCTGTGGAATTTCCTCCACAAATGTTCGATAATTTAATGTGTGAATTTGTTCAAACTCAGATGGTGTTTCGGCAATTTTGTACACGAAGCCCATTTTCTCAACCCCTTTTCGGCATCAGTTTCTCTTTTAGATCCTCACGATGGGCAAATAACAGCAGTGCCGACAATAAACCAGCAGTGAGCATCGCAGGAACCTCATAGGAAAACACCAACAGTAGCGCTGGCATCAAGACAACGGCACTTAGCCCTGCAAGTGTAAAGCTCCTGAACATTGGGTAGAAAAGAAGGAACACTCCCACAAACATCGCAAAAAGCAAAGGGTTAAATGCTAGCATTCCGCCAATGAACGTCGAGACACCCATCCCACCACGAAATCGTAAAATAAATGGATAGACATGTCCTAACATGACGGCAAACAGGACAAAAAGTTCGATGACGGCTCCAAACCCAAGCCATTTTGTAACCATCACCGCTAACGCTCCTTTTAACGCATCGCCGATGAAAGTCGCGACAAATGCCTTCTTCCCCAAAACACGTCCCGCATTACGCGCACCTGGATTGCCACTGCCTTCCATCCGAATATTTTTCTTATAAATAAATGTACCAATCACAGAGGCCGTCAATACATTGCCTAGCATGTACCCGCCTAGTAGTAAAAAAAATAATGTCATAATCGATCCTTTTTAGTAAATAATAGTTCTTTCTAGTGTATCACTTTTCCAAATAGTGATGAAACACTTTTCATTCATAACGATTGTTTATTTCCCCGGAAATGATATACAATCAAGTACACTGAGACCCAAGCCTCCTGCTAAACAAAGATCAGTCGCAAGTGAAAGGTGTTGTTTTATTATGCGTGAGCTCTCACTCCGCTTTCTATTGGCTTTTCTTCTATGTATCGGTTTCGGAATTGCATTCGGCTATATCGCCACTGCCGTCGGCAACAAGTCCATCGCTCACTTCGATACATCCATCATCCAAATTGTCCAAGGCTGGGAAACACCTTGGTTAACAGCGGTTATGACCGTCTTTACATGGATTGGCTCCGGTTTTGTCGTTGCACTGATTTCTGTGATTGTAGCCGCAATTCTTTACTTTAAAATGCATTACCGACACCAAGCATTTTTGTTCCTTGTCGTCATTATTGGAACCCCTTTGTTAAATGGGTTGCTTAAACTATATTTCAAGCGAGAAAGACCTGAAATTCACCGCATTCTGGACGCAAATGGCTTCAGTTTTCCAAGTGGACATACAATGATGGCCTTTAGTCTTTATGCGATTATCGCTTATATTGCTTGGCGTAATGTGAAAACAGTTGCTAGTCGTATTTTACTCTTGTTATCTGCGACCTTTATGATTTTAATCATCGGCATCAGTCGTATCTACCTTGGCGTTCACTATCCTAGTGACATTGTTGGTGGTATTATGGCAAGCGCTCTGTGGCTAACATTTGCAACTGCCGTATATGGATATTTTCAACATAAACATGAGAAAAAAATAAGACCGCTCAGCGCCAAACTTTGACGTGACGCGGTCTTTTCTTATAAATGAACGAAACGCAAGGAGGTTCCTCTATTGAATCCATTCACGGAACGAGTCATACAAATCATACAAGGCATTCCCATTGGCCACGTTATGACATATGGACAAGTCGCCGCTGCCGCAGGAAGCCCTCGTGGTGCGCGGCAAGTCGTACGGATTCTTCATTCTATGAGCGAAAAACACCAGTTGCCGTGGCATCGCATCATTAACGCCAAAGGTGAGATCTCTTTTACGGGCGGTGACCAACGTGAGCTACTTGAAATGGAGGGTGTTCAATTTAGTCCAACTGGTAAAGTTGATTTAACGGTCTATCGTTGGTTTCCGCAGGATGTCGAAGAGGACTGCTAAAAACCGTCTGACTTCATCCTGAAACGAGTCCCTTATTTATAACGTTTACTATTTTAGTATGAAGGGTATTGTTTTCAGATAGGGAAACCGTATAATAACTATATATAGGACAGGGGTGGGCATTTATGTTAAAGGATTTCAAAGAATTTGCGTTAAAAGGGAACGTCATGGACCTTGCCGTAGCAGTTGTCATTGGTGCAGCATTCGGGAAAATTGTTTCCTCACTTGTTGATAATATTATTATGCCACTGGTCGGAATTCTGTTAGGTGGAATTGATTTTACTGGACTGAAAATTACAGTAATGAAAGCAGAAATTACATATGGTGTCTTCATTCAAAACATTGTCGATTTCACCATCATCGCTTTCGCCATTTTCATAGCCCTCCGTTTGCTCATGAAACTCAAGCCTAAAGAAAAGCCTGTGGAGGAAGTAGAAGCTCCACCTGAAGTGGATCCAAAAGAAGAACTACTAAAAGAAATCCGCGATTTACTAAAAAATGAGCAAACAAAATAATCGAGTAACCTATGAATGAGCCGTAAACCGCCTTGGTTTGCGGCTCTTTTTAACTTTCTACAACTTCCGCTATCATTCTGCCACAATTCCCACTACTCTTTCCCACCACCATTGCTTGCCCCTCCCCGCGGTGGTATAATGGGAAGAGGATTTTATATAAAAGGAGTGATCGTCTCATGTGGTTCCTATATATCATGTTCACATTGTTCGCATTCGTTCTTGTTGGTAACATCGCTGGTCTTGTACGTACATTCAGCAATCATAAATAATAACATCGAAAAGCCCTCCAAAATGCTGGAGGGCTTTTTTGTGTCTATACTCCTTCGGGTCACGTCTGTACAGCGCCCTGCACTTTTCCATATTGCTTATGCTGTAATATCACGTTTTATAAATGTCATATAGCTAATCACAAGGAATATCAACAGATAGACTGCTAAAACAGCAAGCGAAAACGACATGGTAACGCCTTCTACAATCCGGAAATCTGATTCATAAATCGTCAAATCCATATGTGTGAAGATGATATATTTCACGATTTCATACTTCGCCAAAACCATCACGACCGTCGAGCCCATGAAGTAAATGAAGAGCGAAAGCCCAATCGCTAATGAACTCGAACGGAAGACGCTACCAATCATAAAGGCAAATGTTGCTGTAACGAATACATTGACGAAAGATAGTAACAACATATACAAGCCTTTCCCCCAAACAGATGCCGCCACAACCTCTTTACCATTCCAGACAAGCTCTTGTCCGCTGCTCGCTGGGAACAAGATATATGCACAAATGATCGACACCACAAAGCCAACGAGCATCAACATAATTCCAAACACATTCACCGCTATAAACTTTGCCGTTAATATCTTCCACCTTTTCACTGGACGTGATAGTAACATTTTAATCGTCCCTTGCGAAAATTCGGATGCTACAATCCCCGCCGCGACGATAACTGTTAGTAAAACAACGAAAGATCCAATCCCAGAAGAATCCATAATCATATTTTCACGGCTAAAACTATCCAATGGTGCGACTGAATTCGCTAGCCGATACTCAAAAACCTTTTCCTTGTCCTCGAGCCTCTCTCGCTCACTCTTCACCAGTGTCGAGTCACCAAGTTGCTCTTGCGTATAGGTTAACTCCTCTTGGACGTACGTTTTCCAATTTTGCTCGCCGTTATCATTCATTGTCCCAATCCACTTCGACAAGCCAGACATGCCTGCAACCATCACGACAAGTAGGCCTGCCATCACCCAAGTCCCTTTTTTACTCCATAACTTCATCCATTCATTTTGCATGAGCTTCAGCAATCTGACCACCTCCCGTCATTTCCAAAAATTGATCTTCCAACGTTTTACGATATGGTTGGATGGCAAACAATTGTAGCTTTTGCTCCGCCATCTGTCCGACAAGCACTGGAATTTGCGCTTTTTCTGCATTGATGATCCATCCATCCTTGTATGCTTCAACCGTAAATCCTTCCGCACTTAGTAAACGTTTCGCTGCATCCATCGGCGAAGCCTCTACATAATAAAACGACGCCTGCGCCTCCGACATTTCCCGCATATCGATTAACTTTCCATTTTGAATCACCGCAATCCGGTCACACATCAATTCGATTTCCGACAGCATATGACTTGAGACAAAGACCGAGACGCCTTCCTTCTCGGCAATGCTTCTCAAATACGTGCGAAACTCACGAATCCCAGCCGGATCCAGCCCGTTCGTCGGTTCATCGAGAATCAAAAACTTTGGTCGATGTAAAAGTGCTTGCGCTAGCCCGAGACGCTGCCGCATTCCAAGTGAATATGTTGAGACTTTCTCATGAATCCGTTTTTGCATGCCAACCTGATTGACAACCTCATCAATACGATCCTTTGTCACCCCCTCATGCATACGCGCAAAATGCACAAGGTTTTTATAGCCCGACATAAACTTATACATTTCCGGATTTTCAACAATGACCCCGACCTTTGAAAGACCTCCTTCAAAGTCATCTGCAAGTGAAACACCATCAATGACAACATCTCCGCCAGACGGCTTCATCAAGCCCACCATCATCCGAATCGTCGTCGTTTTCCCCGCCCCATTTGGGCCAAGAAACCCCGTAATTTGCCCCGGATATAGCGCTAAATTCAAGTTATCAATAATTTTTTTCTTACCAATCGTTTTCGATAAATTCTTTAATTCTACTACTGGTTTCATGTCCACGTTGCCGCCCCCTTCTAAGCAATACTGATCCAAAGGTTAAATTATCATCATATTTTCTTATAAAATTTATACATTACAAAGAAGCCTAAACCAGCTAAAATGAATCCTACGATTATAATAAATATAATTAGTAGTGTGTCCATTGTCGCCGAACCTCCTATTCTGTGTTTACTCTAAAAACATTCCCTCATATTAATGCTCTTTTCTAAATAACGACACCATCCATGAGGTCGCATCTTTTCCATAAGTATCACGAATTGTATCCACCGCCTCATGTGCGATCATCCGATTCCCTTTTAATACCACGATTTCATCAAGCAACGGCTCCACTTCTTTTAATTCATGCGTCGACAGTATAACGGTTTGTCGCTCTGGATCTGTAAATCGAATGAGCCCTTTTGCGATATCATCCCGCACCATTGGGTCAAGGCCTGAAAACGGTTCATCCAACAAATAGTAAGCCGCCTCACGCCCAAGCGTCACCGCAATTTTCACGCGTCCCCGATTCCCTTTTGACAACGTCTTTATTTTCGAATCAAGTGATACATTCAAAAACTGCGCAATTTCCTTCGCCTTTGTCGAATTGAAATCCGTAAACTGTGATTCATAAAAATCAAATAGTTGCTGCACCGTAAAATATGGATAAAACAAATCGGCATCCGGCATATACGCAATATGCGTCGCCACTTTACGCGTTATGAGGCTGCCGCTAAACGTCGCACGCCCCGAATTCGGTGTCAACAGGCCCGCCATCACTTTCAACAGTGTCGTCTTTCCACTTCCATTTTCCCCGACAAGCCCAATGATTTTCCCCTGTGGCAACGTTAGCGTAATCTGTTCTAACGCTTTCTTCCTCCCATACTTTTTCGAAATCTGTTTCAGCTCAATCATTCACCCCACCCCTCTCCTGTAAGTGCTGCACAATTTCAGACGTCGTAAAACCAAATGCCTCCACACTTTGAAGGAAGGACGACACCAGCTGCTCCTTCATTTCATCCCGAAGCACCGTAATCTTCTCTTCATCTTCCGTGACGAAAGACCCCTGTCCCCTCTTCGTTTCCGTGATGCCCATCTGCTCCAACTCCCTATAAACGCGCTGCATCGTATTCGCATTGACTCCCGCTTCAACTGCATATTCACGAACGGACAACAATTTCTCCCCTGGCTTCAACGTTCCTCGAATGATGTCGCCCGTAATTCGATCGATGAGCTGCTGATATATTGGTTTGTCTGGAAGAAAATCTATGCCCATCGCTTATAACCTCACTTTCTTTTCAAACAAGACGGCTCCTCCAATGAAGATTGCCATTGTAAAAAGTACATTAAACACAATTTCTCCCGTGTAAAAATTCGTACCTATCACCTCAAAATACCCATTCCCAATCTCAAGCTTCGGATTTTTTAATTGGTACAAATCAACAGGTCCAACCTTAACCAATTTGTTGTAGACATCTGAAGCCATGATTCGCTCTGTTATGCCCGCCACAAGGAAGAACAAAAAGATTGTAACAGGAATGGAAAAACCTTTGATATATGGCTCCATCAATCGATACAGCACCCAGAAAAAGAAACCCATACACGTAATTGCAATCGACGCCACAAATATTGCACCGATGAACAAACTCCCATGAAACAAGAGGGCATTGAACGCCAGTATAGACGAGCCCCCAAATGCATAATATAGCGCAAGGACAAACGTCGGAATCAGTAACCCTCCTGCTCCAATCAGCAATGCAAAAAACACCTTCGAGCCAATCAACTTAAAGATAGAAGCATTTGAGTGAAGCCACATATCCGGGCGCTTCATTTCCCTTTCCAAAATGGTCAATAAAGTCACCGCAGGTGCTAACATACTTGCGCACGCCCACAGAAAACAAATGACAAGTGCAACTTCAAAAACCAGTACATTCATATCAAATGCGCGGATCACCACCGCAGGCATAACAGCCATTGTGGTGACTGCAAAGAGTACACTGACAAGCAATAGCCACTTCATCGACACCCATTCTCTTCGTAACAACCCATTCCACTGTTGCATAAGTACATCCCCTTCCCTCACCAGTGTTCTAGTTACATAGTACACTATATGCAGAAGAGCTGTAAAGGGGTGTGTTGAAATTATCTTTTTTTCATCAAAAAACCCTTCTCCATTGAAGAAAAGGGTTTTGAATTGATACTTTTACGGGGAAGTGAAGGGCCCTACTTAGAAAACCAAGTAGTCTTGCCGACTTCCCCATTACTTTTTATTTAAAAAGCTCGGGATAAAAACCTTTTGCCAACGTCTCCAGCCCATTTGGAATTCGAACCGACTGATCCACATCAGCATGCTCAATTGTAACAAAGCGTTTATTTTTGATTGCGTCAACGTCCTGAAGCGATGGGATATTGGAGATAGTATCCATCAATTGCTCTGGGGTCGTTCCGCAACAGTAAGCAAGTACGATAACATCAGGATTGCGCTCAATTACTTCTTCCCAACTGACTTCAGCCATCCATCCCGTTACCTCACCAAAGATATTTTTACCGCCTGCCAAGCCAACAACATGAGATCGGATCATGTCGCCTCCAGTCGTAAGAGCAGCCCCACTATCTCCCCCAGCCATATAAAAAATGTCCAGCGGTTCTTCGCCACTTATTTTTTCTTGTATATCCTTTACTTTGTCTTGAATGGACTGGATTAATTCATCTCCCCGACTTTCAACGCCAAAAATGCGGGACACTTCATGGATTTCTTTATACACCATATTTTCCATTGTTGACGGTTCTCCACTTGCTTCAGGAATATATGATTTCACGCCGAATTTTTCAAGTTCAGCAGTCGTTCCTACGACACCGTCAACAAAAAAATCATAAGACCCCATGACAAAGTCCGGTTCAAGACCTAGCAACAATTCTTTAGAAGGATACCCTTCTGTCAAAAGTGGAACTTTCTTTAGTTTGTCCTCAAGGCCTATCGCTGCTTTATCGCGCGGAAAAGAGTAACCTACAACATATTCATCCAGTCCAAGTGCCAACAGTAACTCCGCATTATCTTGCATTAATCCAACTGTTCGTTTAGGTGGTTCTGTAAACGTGACGGTGCGACCGAAGTTTTCTAGCGTAACCGGTTCATACGCTTCAGCTGTTTCCCCTTCTTGTTTTTCCCCTTCCACAGTCTTGTCGTCTTTCTCATTGTCCGACTGACCACAAGCAACCAGGATTGCCATTATCATGATTGCACTTAGCAATGGCCAATATTTTTTAAGCATTATGTAAACTCCTTTTCATCTCTTCCGACAACATCCGAAAGAAAAGTAATATGTGTTTTCCCTGTGATTGGATGTTGGATGATATTCGTCTTCACCCGAAATATTTCTTTTAGTATTGTCTCTGTTAGTACTTCTTCAGGCCTCCCTGAAACAGCCAATCTACCGTGATCTAGCACATAGATGTAATCACAATAGACCGAAGCGATATTTAAATCATGAAGTGCCGCAATGACCGTGATGTCTAATGTCTTGACCAAATCCATCAACTGCAACTGATGATGAATGTCCAGATGGTTCGTTGGCTCATCGAGTATAAGGTATTTCGCTTGCTGCGCAAGTGCCCTCGCTACCATCACCCGTTGTTTTTCGCCGCCGGACAATGTAGAGATAAGCCGGTCTCCGTAGCATTCGAGCCCTACTTTCTCAAGTGCTTCTTCCGCAATGCGCATGTCCTCTGTCGTTTCTGTGTCCATCATCTTTTTATGCGGTGCTCGTCCCATCAACACAATTTCTTTGACAAAAAACTCAAAGGTATGTTGCGATTCCTGACTAACTACCGCCATTTTCTGTGCCGTTTTTTTGGCCGACAGTTCATATACATTGTCATGATCCAATGTGATGATACCACAATCTGGCTTATGGATTCGGTAAATGCTTTTTAACAACGTGGATTTTCCGCTACCATTCGGACCAATCAGTCCAACAAACTGTCCAGGTTTCACCTGCATGTGAATAGCAGAGATAATTTCCTTGTCCCTTATGCTGGCTGACACGCCTTCAACCATTACCCCCATCATGAACGACCTCCAAATGTATAAGAACTTCTTCGTAATAGCCATATGAAAAAGGGTCCGCCACAAAGAGCTGTCACGACACCAATGGGTAATTCTTCTGGCGCGACAACAAGTCTTGCCACAATATCTGCCCAAATCATAAACACAGCACCAAATAACGCACTGATAGGGAGCACTTTTCGATGTTCCGAACCTACGAGCAATCGAATCATATGGGGTACCATCAATCCTACAAAACCGATTGCACCACTTACTGCAACGAGCACGCCAGTTAAAAGAGAGATAACGACAATTAACACTTTCCGAAATGCGCCAACATTGATGCCTAATGTTGCAGCCGTATCTTCGCCCATCAAAATCAAGTTCAATGTGCGAGATTGATACAGCAGAAAGACAAAAACCACCACAACGGCAATAGCCGGGATGGGCAAAATTGTCCAATTCGCGCCCGCCAAACTTCCCATCATCCAATATAATGCGCCCCGAATCCCTTCTTCTTCAGGTGCGGAAAGCACAATAACATTGGTGACTGCCCCTAAAATCATGGATATTGCGATCCCCGCCAGTAGCAACCGAATGGTAGAAATCTGTCCACCTACCCGCGCAAATGTGTACACGAACACAACGGATAGGAATGCCCCAAGAAAAGCAGCAAGCGACAAGGCATACTGACCAAAAAACTGCAACGCTCCGAATAATATGACTAGCGTTGCACCTACAGAAGCCCCGGACGACACACCGAGAATATAAGGATCAGCCAAGGAGTTTCTAACAAGCGCCTGTATCCCTA from Sporosarcina sp. FSL K6-1522 includes the following:
- a CDS encoding aminotransferase class V-fold PLP-dependent enzyme; this encodes MGFVYKIAETPSEFEQIHTLNYRTFVEEIPQHERNASHQLIDKFHDENTYIICLKDERLIGMIAVRSKRPFSLDAKIGLVEHHLPVEITNPVEIRLLAIERAYRNGRAFLGLAQALVRYCLKVGYDAALISGTVREQKLYGQLGFLPFARLTGTAEAAFQPMYLTKTTFDAGPAGRISRRHVNFLPGPATIAEDVKKAMLAEPLSHRSSEFDGVLARVKSSLLSLTGARHVQLLQGTGTLANDVVAGQLHRRGGKGLILVNGEFGVRLMDHARRLGLSYDTLEIAWGETFSEQDIRHLLTTNDYCWLWIVQCETSTGVLNDLEIVTQLCSEYGLTLAVDCISAIGTVPVDLTAVDFASGVSGKGLLSYTGLSFVFHKEDVPKSDDLPRYIDLGAYVEEQGVPYTQSSNLVAALDVALRRYASAEDVFIQIGKRAEKVWTAVEDAGLTIVADLASSSPAIMTIGMPAGMSAMQLGDNLFLNGFNLHYESAYLRERNWLQIACMNEVKEKEVERMLDLLRILTARTLIKK
- a CDS encoding glycerol-3-phosphate acyltransferase; the encoded protein is MTLFFLLLGGYMLGNVLTASVIGTFIYKKNIRMEGSGNPGARNAGRVLGKKAFVATFIGDALKGALAVMVTKWLGFGAVIELFVLFAVMLGHVYPFILRFRGGMGVSTFIGGMLAFNPLLFAMFVGVFLLFYPMFRSFTLAGLSAVVLMPALLLVFSYEVPAMLTAGLLSALLLFAHREDLKEKLMPKRG
- a CDS encoding phosphatase PAP2 family protein; translation: MRELSLRFLLAFLLCIGFGIAFGYIATAVGNKSIAHFDTSIIQIVQGWETPWLTAVMTVFTWIGSGFVVALISVIVAAILYFKMHYRHQAFLFLVVIIGTPLLNGLLKLYFKRERPEIHRILDANGFSFPSGHTMMAFSLYAIIAYIAWRNVKTVASRILLLLSATFMILIIGISRIYLGVHYPSDIVGGIMASALWLTFATAVYGYFQHKHEKKIRPLSAKL
- a CDS encoding MGMT family protein, translated to MNPFTERVIQIIQGIPIGHVMTYGQVAAAAGSPRGARQVVRILHSMSEKHQLPWHRIINAKGEISFTGGDQRELLEMEGVQFSPTGKVDLTVYRWFPQDVEEDC
- the mscL gene encoding large conductance mechanosensitive channel protein MscL — protein: MLKDFKEFALKGNVMDLAVAVVIGAAFGKIVSSLVDNIIMPLVGILLGGIDFTGLKITVMKAEITYGVFIQNIVDFTIIAFAIFIALRLLMKLKPKEKPVEEVEAPPEVDPKEELLKEIRDLLKNEQTK
- a CDS encoding ABC transporter permease; the encoded protein is MLKLMQNEWMKLWSKKGTWVMAGLLVVMVAGMSGLSKWIGTMNDNGEQNWKTYVQEELTYTQEQLGDSTLVKSERERLEDKEKVFEYRLANSVAPLDSFSRENMIMDSSGIGSFVVLLTVIVAAGIVASEFSQGTIKMLLSRPVKRWKILTAKFIAVNVFGIMLMLVGFVVSIICAYILFPASSGQELVWNGKEVVAASVWGKGLYMLLLSFVNVFVTATFAFMIGSVFRSSSLAIGLSLFIYFMGSTVVMVLAKYEIVKYIIFTHMDLTIYESDFRIVEGVTMSFSLAVLAVYLLIFLVISYMTFIKRDITA
- a CDS encoding ABC transporter ATP-binding protein; this encodes MKPVVELKNLSKTIGKKKIIDNLNLALYPGQITGFLGPNGAGKTTTIRMMVGLMKPSGGDVVIDGVSLADDFEGGLSKVGVIVENPEMYKFMSGYKNLVHFARMHEGVTKDRIDEVVNQVGMQKRIHEKVSTYSLGMRQRLGLAQALLHRPKFLILDEPTNGLDPAGIREFRTYLRSIAEKEGVSVFVSSHMLSEIELMCDRIAVIQNGKLIDMREMSEAQASFYYVEASPMDAAKRLLSAEGFTVEAYKDGWIINAEKAQIPVLVGQMAEQKLQLFAIQPYRKTLEDQFLEMTGGGQIAEAHAK
- a CDS encoding ABC transporter ATP-binding protein gives rise to the protein MIELKQISKKYGRKKALEQITLTLPQGKIIGLVGENGSGKTTLLKVMAGLLTPNSGRATFSGSLITRKVATHIAYMPDADLFYPYFTVQQLFDFYESQFTDFNSTKAKEIAQFLNVSLDSKIKTLSKGNRGRVKIAVTLGREAAYYLLDEPFSGLDPMVRDDIAKGLIRFTDPERQTVILSTHELKEVEPLLDEIVVLKGNRMIAHEAVDTIRDTYGKDATSWMVSLFRKEH
- a CDS encoding GntR family transcriptional regulator; translated protein: MGIDFLPDKPIYQQLIDRITGDIIRGTLKPGEKLLSVREYAVEAGVNANTMQRVYRELEQMGITETKRGQGSFVTEDEEKITVLRDEMKEQLVSSFLQSVEAFGFTTSEIVQHLQERGGVND
- a CDS encoding ABC transporter substrate-binding protein, which translates into the protein MLKKYWPLLSAIMIMAILVACGQSDNEKDDKTVEGEKQEGETAEAYEPVTLENFGRTVTFTEPPKRTVGLMQDNAELLLALGLDEYVVGYSFPRDKAAIGLEDKLKKVPLLTEGYPSKELLLGLEPDFVMGSYDFFVDGVVGTTAELEKFGVKSYIPEASGEPSTMENMVYKEIHEVSRIFGVESRGDELIQSIQDKVKDIQEKISGEEPLDIFYMAGGDSGAALTTGGDMIRSHVVGLAGGKNIFGEVTGWMAEVSWEEVIERNPDVIVLAYCCGTTPEQLMDTISNIPSLQDVDAIKNKRFVTIEHADVDQSVRIPNGLETLAKGFYPELFK
- a CDS encoding ABC transporter ATP-binding protein is translated as MGVMVEGVSASIRDKEIISAIHMQVKPGQFVGLIGPNGSGKSTLLKSIYRIHKPDCGIITLDHDNVYELSAKKTAQKMAVVSQESQHTFEFFVKEIVLMGRAPHKKMMDTETTEDMRIAEEALEKVGLECYGDRLISTLSGGEKQRVMVARALAQQAKYLILDEPTNHLDIHHQLQLMDLVKTLDITVIAALHDLNIASVYCDYIYVLDHGRLAVSGRPEEVLTETILKEIFRVKTNIIQHPITGKTHITFLSDVVGRDEKEFT
- a CDS encoding iron ABC transporter permease; amino-acid sequence: MKVGHFTAIKETGERIETSQTRKIEGSEREKSKHQSRFKRLLFILTLGLILSITFSVMLGPVPISMLTVWKIVASQLPFVGDTVPVNWSLAQQNIIWELRFPRALLGGIVGAGLAVAGVGIQALVRNSLADPYILGVSSGASVGATLVILFGALQFFGQYALSLAAFLGAFLSVVFVYTFARVGGQISTIRLLLAGIAISMILGAVTNVIVLSAPEEEGIRGALYWMMGSLAGANWTILPIPAIAVVVVFVFLLYQSRTLNLILMGEDTAATLGINVGAFRKVLIVVISLLTGVLVAVSGAIGFVGLMVPHMIRLLVGSEHRKVLPISALFGAVFMIWADIVARLVVAPEELPIGVVTALCGGPFFIWLLRRSSYTFGGRS